Genomic window (Streptomyces cadmiisoli):
AGGTGTCGGTGCCGGAACTTCGTCAGAGGCACCGCCTGCATCGATTCCATCGCCTGCACGTGTGCCAGCGCCGACAGCACGCTCATGCCGCACCCCCGAGGTCTTCCAGTTCTGCGCGCAGCCGTGCGGCGTGCCGCAGGGCCGCGGCCATCTCCACCTGGTCCTTGCTCGGCGTCAGTTCTCCACGCGCCAGTCCCATGACCATGGTCGTGGTGTCGATGCCGCCGAACTGCTCGCGCACCACAGGCCCGAGGACATCCAGCGAGGCTTCCGCGCGGGCGCGGGAGCGGCAGTAGAAAGCCATTTCGCAGTGGTTCAGGCAGTCCGGGCGGTACGTCACAAGGACCTGGTCCAGCGCCTCGGTCAGCTCCTCGGCCGGGCGCCGGGGCCGATTCTCCGGGTCCGGGGCCAGGTCGAAGGTGAGGTTCTCGGGCAGCAGATCCACCAGGTCCCCGATGCGCTCGATGCGGGACAGCTGACGGGTTAGAGCGGCCACCTGCTTGCGGGCGTCGACGAAGGCACCGGTCGGCCGGTTGGTGAAGTCTTTCGGCGCGACGAGCACGATCGTGTCGGAGACGACCTCCTCGCCGATGCCGGCCCGCCCGAGCAGGTCGCGCAGCGCGATGATGTACGCGCACGCCTGCGTGGTCGCCGCCCGCACCTGTGCGGGGGGTGCCTGCTCGTCGATGATCGGGAAGCTCTTGATCTCCACGACGTAGAAGCGTCCGTCGATGCGAAGGGCGACCAGGTCCGGCTCCAGGTACGCCTTGTGCCCGCCGATCAGCAGGCACAGCATCGGGTGGTCGAACAAGGTACCGTCGCCCTCGCCCCGGGCAGCCCGCAGCAGGACCTCCTCGGTGCGCTCGTGGCGTTCCTTGGAACGGCCGTCGCCGCCGACATCGTTGAGGTCCTCGTAGCCCACCTCCGGCAGTGTCAGCTTCAAGGTCTCGCGCAGGACGCGCAGGAGCTCCGCGCAGCCGTTGTCCTTCACCATCGCCTCAAAGGCGTTGCCGCGGGTGATGGCGAAGGAGGACTGGCCGAAAGACGGGGGATGGCCGACGTGTGCGGCGATCGCGGCCTTGTCGGAGCCGGAGGCGTCCAGCAGGGCCCGCAGCGTGCAGCGCGGGTTGTTCTCCAGGGCCGCCAGCGACCGGGCGTTGTAGTCCAGGCGCTTCGCGGATCCGCGAAGCGCGGCGAGGCGGTCGTCGACTGGTTCTTTCACGGTCTCGTAGATCCTTGAGGGGGAGAATAAGGATGCGGGAGCGGAATCAGGCACGGGCCGACCGCAGATGCGTCACGCCCCGCAGGGGCGCGCCAAACAACTGCTCGTCGTCTCCGAGGGACTTACGGGCCCGCCGCGCGGCTGCCGTCCGGGTGGCACGGTCGGCGTCCGTATGCACTTCCAGCTCGGCCAGGGCTGCATCGATCACCTGCTGCGCATCCAGCGCACCCTCGTGACCGGAGACATTCTTCGGCATGGCATCGGGGATGCTGACGGCGAAGCGCCACAGCAGCCGCATGGCCTCCGGGCTGGGCCCGTTCGCAGTGGACCCGGCCGAGGCATGCACTGCCTCGGCGATGCCGATCGCGCTGGTGAGGAAGTCCACGCGCGGTGACAGCGGGCCGATGACGCGCTGTTCCAGCGTCCAGGTGCTGATGCTGATCAGTGCCCGCACCGGTGTCAGCAAGTCGTGTGCCAGTGCTGGACACAGATAGTACGGCCGGGCTCCCGGACTGGAGCGATAGGAGCGCTCCTCGTCCCGGCGCAGGCTGGACAGCTTGGACGCGGACAACTCACCCGGGAAAAACGCCTCGTGCACCCCGACGATCAGTTTGGGCGCGGCCGGCGCCCTCAGGAGCATCAGGGCGCGGTGGACATGCTCGCGCGCCGGGAGCTGCGACCCCCGGGCGGCCGGAGTCGCTTCCGGCACGGAGTGGGGCGCGGCGGCCGCCGGTTCATTGGCATCGAGGAGGGCGTCCCAGGCCCGTTCGGCGCGGCGCAGCTGCATCCGCAGCTCGCCGGCCCGCTCGGCGTCACCTGCTGCGGTGGCATCGCGGATCGCGCGGCGCAGGGTGCCAATGCTCTTTTCCAGGGCGTCCAGGGGATCACTCATGTACCAGACGCTACCAGAGTTCCAGAGTTTTCCAGACTTCTTCCTGTGATTCGAGGTACAGTCGCAGTCACTGAACCTCCGGCCGCGGCGGCGCAGCCCGCGCCGCCTTACTGGCCGTTGCTCTGGAGGCACCCGTGACGGGACGCGTATTCCACACCTCCGACTGGCACCTGGGCCGCCAGATCGGCCGCCACCGACGTGACAGCGAGGTCGACGCCGTCCTCGATGAGATCATCGACATCGCCGAGGACTTCGCCCCCGACCTGATCGTGCACAGCGGCGACCTCTTCGACGGCCCCCGGCCGAGCCTGGACGACATGCGCCGCGCGGCCCAGACACTGCGCCGCCTCGGCACGATCGCACCTGTGGTCGTCGTTGCCGGCAACCACGACACCACTCAGGTCCTGACGTTCGTGGAGTACATGCTCAACGACATGGGCGTCCGCGAAGGAGACCAGGCCCGGGTCCGCTTCGCCACCGACGCCCATCCCGACAGGCTGCTCACCGCCGAATACCCCACCAAGACCGGGGAGTTCACACTGCGCATCGGCGCACTGCCCTACCTGCACCCCAACCGCTTCACCTACGACTTCGCCGACCCCGCCCTGACCACCGCGACCTACGCCGAGCGGATGCGAACCGTACAAGCCGACGTCTACCGACGTCTGACCGCCGACCGAGGCCCTCGGGACATCCTCATCTTCGCTGCCCACCTGTTCATCGAAGGAGCCCTCCCGTCCTACTCGGAGCGGCGGATCTCCCTGAGCGCCGAGTATGCGGCCGCATCCGCGGACCTGCCCGACGTCGCCTACGGTGCCCTCGGCCACATCCACAAACCCCAGCCCGTCGGCCGTGCCGGATTCCCCGCCTACTACGCCGGCAGCCCCCTGCAGATGGATTTCGGCGAGACCGGCGATACCAAGAGCGTCGTGCTCGCCGAGATCGGCCCGGACACCAATCCCCGCATCGAACTCGAACCGCTTACCACAGGCCGCCGTCTGGTCCGCCTCGAGGGAACCCTGGAACAGATCGCCCACCGCGCCGCCCGCGTGGGGGACGCCTGGGTGAAAGCGGTGGTGAACGTCGACGCCTTCGACCCGTCCCTGCCAGCCACCCTCGCCAAGATGCTGCCGCAAGCGACGCTCGTCGACATCGACGAGCGCCGTACCGGCACAGCACACCGCGTGCTGGACCGGCAGACCTCCACCACCGAACTGCCCGACATCGACGACCTGCTGCACGACTACCTCGCCGACCGTGGCACAGGCGGCCCGGCCCTGGACCGTGCCATGGCCGCCTTCGCCCACCTGCGAGCCGAGCCCGACCCCGAGGACCCCACACCGTGCTGCGAGGAGACGCTGCTGACCGCGGCCATCGCAGGCCAGCCCCTCGACACCCTTGACCGCTCCAGCCTGCTGACCGGCATCGACACCACCGACGCGGAGACCACGCGATGAAACCGATGACACTCACCCTCACCGGATTCCGCAGCTACCCCGCCCAGGTCACCGTCGATTTCACCGGAAAGAGCCTGGTCGCGGTCCTCGGCGACACGGGCGCCGGCAAGAGCAGCCTGCTTGACGCCATTGCGTTCGCCCTGTTCCGCAAAAGCTCCTGGGACGCCAAGGAGCCCCGACAGCTCAT
Coding sequences:
- a CDS encoding metallophosphoesterase family protein; the protein is MTGRVFHTSDWHLGRQIGRHRRDSEVDAVLDEIIDIAEDFAPDLIVHSGDLFDGPRPSLDDMRRAAQTLRRLGTIAPVVVVAGNHDTTQVLTFVEYMLNDMGVREGDQARVRFATDAHPDRLLTAEYPTKTGEFTLRIGALPYLHPNRFTYDFADPALTTATYAERMRTVQADVYRRLTADRGPRDILIFAAHLFIEGALPSYSERRISLSAEYAAASADLPDVAYGALGHIHKPQPVGRAGFPAYYAGSPLQMDFGETGDTKSVVLAEIGPDTNPRIELEPLTTGRRLVRLEGTLEQIAHRAARVGDAWVKAVVNVDAFDPSLPATLAKMLPQATLVDIDERRTGTAHRVLDRQTSTTELPDIDDLLHDYLADRGTGGPALDRAMAAFAHLRAEPDPEDPTPCCEETLLTAAIAGQPLDTLDRSSLLTGIDTTDAETTR